From a single Bacillus gobiensis genomic region:
- a CDS encoding MFS transporter, whose translation MNRNIIYLLAAGSFLTGTVALVISGIIDVIASDMHISVAMAGQMMTIYSFSSAIGAPIIVMYTAKWERKKVLLSVLILFVIGNALTAASSYLLLLLLARIILGISGGAYIIVAISMASKLAVPEKKGNVISIIMTGYSSSLVLGVPLGVLMTNWMNWRWIFLLLALVTLLTIAGIARLVPKIEGHASASFKKSLSLFTTVQ comes from the coding sequence ATGAATCGTAACATCATATATTTGCTAGCTGCCGGAAGTTTTTTAACAGGTACAGTCGCTTTAGTGATTTCAGGTATTATTGATGTTATTGCTTCAGATATGCATATTTCTGTGGCTATGGCTGGACAAATGATGACTATATATTCATTTTCCTCTGCGATTGGCGCTCCAATCATCGTTATGTACACAGCAAAATGGGAACGAAAAAAAGTTTTGTTATCTGTTTTGATTTTATTTGTTATTGGAAATGCTTTAACTGCGGCAAGTTCTTATTTACTTTTGCTTCTGTTGGCACGTATTATCCTGGGCATTAGCGGCGGGGCGTACATAATCGTAGCTATATCGATGGCATCAAAATTAGCAGTACCGGAAAAAAAGGGCAACGTGATCAGCATTATTATGACAGGCTACAGCAGTTCTTTGGTCTTAGGTGTACCATTAGGTGTTTTGATGACAAATTGGATGAATTGGCGGTGGATTTTTCTGCTGCTGGCTCTTGTCACTTTATTGACTATTGCTGGTATTGCTCGCCTTGTACCAAAGATCGAAGGGCATGCATCTGCATCCTTCAAGAAGTCATTGTCGCTTTTTACAACGGTACAGTGA
- a CDS encoding thermonuclease family protein encodes MKLFLHILFRRKRIKPGKRMSVLGLGMLLFLSGCGGENYEEMSPYATVEDYSSDNEPKAEENKPKQENPVKTAGTTDQIPVQLVQTIDGDTIKVLYNGEEKTVRYLLIDTPETKHPRLGAQPFGKEAYNRNKQLINGGEITIEFDVGDRTDKYGRLLAYVYVDGKSVQEQLVKEGSARVAYVYPPNTRHLDAYENAQAYAKKKQLGIWSIEDYSTDKGFVSEKDNTRSVNSNISSDEKDDIHYKNCTEVKNAGAAPIHKGDLGYGNHLDRDGDGTGCE; translated from the coding sequence GTGAAGTTATTTTTACATATATTGTTTCGTCGAAAACGAATAAAGCCAGGAAAGCGAATGTCTGTATTAGGACTTGGAATGCTTTTGTTTTTGTCTGGATGCGGTGGCGAAAATTATGAAGAGATGAGCCCTTACGCCACAGTTGAGGATTATTCCTCGGATAATGAGCCTAAGGCGGAAGAAAACAAACCGAAACAAGAAAACCCTGTAAAAACAGCAGGAACAACCGATCAAATACCTGTTCAATTGGTTCAAACAATTGATGGTGACACAATAAAAGTTCTTTATAATGGTGAAGAAAAAACCGTCCGCTACCTTTTAATTGATACGCCCGAGACGAAGCACCCGCGATTAGGTGCGCAACCATTTGGAAAAGAGGCATATAACCGCAATAAACAGCTGATTAATGGCGGAGAGATCACGATCGAGTTTGACGTCGGCGATCGAACTGATAAATACGGACGATTGTTGGCCTACGTTTATGTAGATGGTAAGTCTGTACAGGAGCAGTTGGTAAAAGAAGGTTCGGCACGTGTTGCGTATGTTTATCCTCCCAATACGAGGCATTTAGACGCTTATGAAAATGCACAAGCTTATGCAAAAAAGAAGCAGCTGGGGATTTGGTCCATTGAAGATTACTCGACAGACAAAGGATTCGTTAGTGAAAAAGATAATACCCGCAGTGTCAACTCGAATATTTCCAGCGATGAGAAGGATGACATACATTACAAAAATTGTACTGAAGTCAAAAATGCTGGAGCTGCACCGATCCACAAGGGTGACCTTGGCTATGGAAACCACCTCGATCGTGATGGTGACGGCACCGGCTGTGAATGA
- a CDS encoding GNAT family N-acetyltransferase, whose protein sequence is MIETTDIITTLEELQLNNWQPLQTMVYDGWILRFADGYSKRANSIQPLYPSTSDLDKKIAECEQMYASKQLRTAFKMTPSVFPRNLDKVLDQKGYVIEDRASVQILDLTDIKNPSFPNITIDETLLDSFDDYCKLSGIPDSQKATVKRMFSNIRTKKALLSLTINNTAVAYGLGVIDREYLGIWGIVTDRKHRKQGLGEQLLLNLLQWGKKNGAKSSFLVVVANNQPALNLYSKIGFKEKYQQWYRVKEQQTYK, encoded by the coding sequence ATGATTGAAACTACAGATATTATAACAACTTTAGAAGAGCTTCAGCTAAATAACTGGCAGCCGCTGCAGACGATGGTTTACGATGGGTGGATTCTACGATTTGCCGATGGCTATTCAAAACGGGCAAATTCAATACAGCCGCTCTATCCATCTACATCTGATCTTGATAAAAAGATTGCTGAATGTGAACAGATGTATGCAAGCAAACAGCTGCGGACAGCATTTAAAATGACCCCTTCCGTTTTCCCAAGAAATTTGGACAAGGTACTGGATCAAAAGGGATACGTGATTGAAGACAGGGCAAGTGTACAAATTCTTGATTTAACGGATATAAAAAATCCTTCTTTTCCAAATATAACGATTGATGAAACACTTCTTGACAGCTTTGATGATTATTGCAAACTATCAGGCATTCCTGATAGCCAAAAAGCTACGGTGAAAAGGATGTTTTCAAATATTAGGACAAAAAAAGCCTTACTTTCTCTAACCATTAATAATACTGCAGTTGCATACGGACTTGGAGTGATAGATCGGGAATATCTCGGAATATGGGGAATTGTAACGGATCGAAAGCACCGAAAACAGGGACTTGGCGAACAGTTACTTTTGAACCTATTGCAATGGGGCAAAAAGAACGGAGCAAAATCGAGTTTTCTTGTGGTCGTTGCTAACAATCAACCAGCTTTAAATCTATATTCTAAAATTGGATTTAAAGAGAAATACCAACAGTGGTATCGAGTAAAAGAACAACAGACTTACAAATAG
- a CDS encoding TetR/AcrR family transcriptional regulator has product MAPLNEEQLQQIRGERKEQIMEAALKVFARRGIIGTKMSLIATEAGISPGLLYRYFKSKDELFNTLVQNAMKESVSEIGNIYHLPGSPMDKIKILTEHILDESGQLYFLLVHQARTSEEVPEETKQLIEQHSLDTFVDLLESLFIEGQKNGEIAAGDPRKLIASYYTVLSGLMTLNIHGEDSYHMPEVDRLLRIISAD; this is encoded by the coding sequence GTGGCACCTTTAAACGAAGAGCAGTTGCAACAAATACGTGGTGAACGGAAAGAACAAATTATGGAAGCGGCTCTTAAAGTCTTTGCTCGCAGAGGCATTATTGGTACTAAAATGAGCCTGATAGCAACTGAAGCGGGAATCAGTCCCGGACTTCTTTACCGCTACTTCAAATCAAAAGATGAGCTTTTTAATACCCTTGTTCAGAATGCCATGAAGGAATCAGTTTCAGAAATAGGGAACATCTACCATCTTCCAGGTTCACCGATGGATAAAATAAAGATTTTGACAGAACACATACTTGATGAAAGCGGGCAGCTTTATTTCTTGCTCGTTCATCAAGCCCGCACGTCTGAGGAAGTGCCGGAAGAGACGAAGCAGCTTATCGAACAGCATTCATTAGATACTTTTGTTGATCTATTGGAGTCATTATTCATAGAAGGACAAAAAAACGGTGAAATTGCGGCGGGTGATCCGAGAAAGCTGATTGCAAGCTATTATACCGTTCTATCCGGTCTTATGACATTGAATATTCACGGAGAGGACAGCTACCATATGCCGGAAGTTGACAGACTGTTAAGGATAATATCAGCTGATTAA
- the dhaK gene encoding dihydroxyacetone kinase subunit DhaK, whose protein sequence is MKKIINDAETIVDEMLDGMVKAHSDVVKRMPNTTVIVRKQLSETPKVGIVSGGGSGHEPSHAGYVGKGMLDAAVAGEVFTSPTPDQVFEAIKAVDQGKGVLLVIKNYNGDVMNFEMAAELAEDEGIEVKQVIVNDDIAVEDSTHTTGRRGVAGTVLVHKAAGALAEKGGSLDEVKAAAEKLISQTKTLGVALSPAYVPGSGNPGFEIGDEEMEIGIGIHGEPGLSREKLKTANEIADLLLNKLTAELDLLKGDEVAVMVNGLGSTPLMELYVLNNRAADVLEEKGIQIGSTYVGEFMTAIEMAGASITLAKLDSGLKELLLAPAQTAAFIQSESGS, encoded by the coding sequence ATGAAAAAAATAATAAACGATGCTGAAACGATAGTAGACGAAATGCTGGATGGAATGGTGAAAGCGCATTCTGATGTTGTGAAAAGAATGCCTAACACCACTGTCATAGTTAGAAAGCAGCTTTCTGAAACTCCAAAGGTAGGGATTGTTAGCGGTGGCGGGAGCGGGCATGAGCCATCTCATGCGGGTTATGTCGGAAAAGGGATGCTGGATGCAGCTGTTGCGGGAGAGGTATTTACATCTCCAACACCTGACCAGGTTTTTGAAGCGATTAAAGCAGTCGACCAGGGAAAGGGAGTCTTGCTTGTCATTAAGAATTATAATGGTGACGTAATGAATTTTGAAATGGCTGCTGAGCTGGCCGAAGACGAAGGGATCGAAGTTAAGCAGGTGATTGTAAATGATGATATCGCAGTAGAAGACAGTACACATACGACGGGGAGAAGAGGGGTAGCCGGAACGGTTTTGGTACACAAAGCTGCCGGAGCCCTGGCTGAAAAAGGCGGGTCTTTGGATGAGGTAAAAGCTGCTGCCGAAAAGTTAATCAGTCAAACAAAAACCCTCGGCGTGGCACTATCACCTGCATATGTGCCGGGATCCGGAAATCCTGGATTCGAAATCGGTGATGAGGAAATGGAAATTGGCATCGGAATCCACGGGGAGCCCGGTTTATCACGAGAAAAGCTGAAAACAGCAAATGAGATTGCTGATTTGCTATTAAACAAATTAACAGCTGAATTGGATCTCCTAAAAGGAGATGAAGTGGCGGTCATGGTAAATGGTCTTGGTTCGACTCCTTTGATGGAGCTCTACGTGTTAAATAATCGAGCGGCAGACGTGCTTGAGGAAAAAGGAATTCAAATTGGGAGCACATATGTCGGAGAATTTATGACGGCGATAGAAATGGCCGGAGCTTCGATAACTTTGGCTAAGCTTGATTCCGGCTTAAAGGAACTCCTCCTGGCACCAGCACAAACAGCGGCGTTCATCCAATCTGAATCAGGGAGTTGA
- the dhaL gene encoding dihydroxyacetone kinase subunit DhaL: MAFTTETAKKWIKNSADILEQEKESLNQLDQALGDGDHGLNMARGFREAANGVDNLESIGAVLRAVSQSLISKVGGASGPLYGTAFLKMSRPLKELEEAGMEQLGEAFHEAAKGMMQRGKADIGDKTLIDIWAPVAQLLQEKKEAAAVDEIRDAAKEALEKSKDLEAKKGRASYYKERSVGHIDPGAQSTFYIIEALVQAIKEEEL, from the coding sequence ATGGCATTCACAACGGAAACCGCAAAAAAATGGATAAAAAACTCAGCAGATATTCTCGAACAAGAAAAAGAGTCACTGAATCAACTAGATCAAGCATTAGGCGATGGAGATCATGGCTTAAATATGGCAAGAGGATTCAGGGAGGCTGCTAATGGGGTTGATAACCTTGAGTCGATCGGCGCTGTGCTGCGGGCTGTCAGTCAATCTCTTATTTCAAAAGTGGGCGGTGCATCAGGTCCTCTTTACGGCACTGCATTTTTGAAGATGAGCAGACCGCTAAAAGAGCTGGAAGAGGCTGGAATGGAACAGCTGGGAGAAGCATTTCATGAAGCTGCAAAAGGCATGATGCAGCGCGGTAAGGCTGATATAGGCGATAAAACGCTGATTGATATATGGGCACCCGTAGCTCAGCTGTTACAAGAAAAGAAAGAAGCAGCTGCAGTTGATGAAATAAGAGACGCTGCCAAAGAGGCCTTAGAAAAATCAAAAGATCTAGAAGCAAAAAAAGGTCGTGCATCTTATTATAAAGAACGTTCTGTTGGCCATATTGACCCCGGAGCCCAGTCAACCTTTTATATCATTGAAGCACTTGTTCAAGCAATTAAAGAGGAGGAATTATAA
- the dhaM gene encoding dihydroxyacetone kinase phosphoryl donor subunit DhaM: MAVGLVVISHSPHLSKGVFDLVKQAMPTINVADAGGTDNGEIGTSAIKIKEAIESVNSGDGVAVFFDFGSAVMNAEMAIELLEEDIEVELADAPLVEGAYAAVMQAGFGKSLKEVVDEAVKARQAEKIVR; the protein is encoded by the coding sequence ATGGCAGTAGGTCTGGTCGTCATATCCCATAGCCCTCATCTCTCAAAAGGAGTTTTTGATTTAGTTAAGCAGGCGATGCCTACTATAAACGTCGCAGACGCTGGCGGAACAGATAACGGAGAAATCGGAACAAGCGCGATAAAAATAAAAGAAGCGATTGAATCCGTAAACTCAGGTGATGGAGTGGCCGTTTTTTTTGATTTTGGCAGCGCCGTAATGAATGCGGAAATGGCAATCGAGCTGCTGGAGGAGGATATTGAAGTTGAGCTGGCAGATGCGCCGCTGGTAGAAGGTGCATACGCTGCTGTCATGCAAGCGGGTTTCGGAAAATCGTTAAAGGAAGTAGTTGATGAAGCCGTGAAAGCTAGACAAGCAGAAAAAATTGTCCGCTAA
- a CDS encoding ABC transporter ATP-binding protein, which yields MAKVFSFFKPYRLAIGIALFFMFTELAVELVQPLLMAKIIDEGIMANDYQAVLLWGAIMVGATIFSFASGIINSFYAGHVSQSLSFNLRKALFEKIQDFSFSVFAQFPSSSYITRLTNDITQLQNIIFMGLRIMLRAPLLIAGSMIMALTVNVKLGLFLLITTPLLFFFLLWLLKKGANIFGAVQRNLDHVNAIMQENLAAMKLIKALIRGKHEVKRFIASNDKLKDKTIYALRLMESSMPVLLLLMNLGLLGVLWISSIDVRNGQVQVGEVVAIVNYATRITGALSMVAFIIMGFSRAKASAERISEVLDTEEADRQEGNNEAAIRGKVEFRNVSFRYPGTNTEVLHDLSFTAYPGEKIAIMGATGSGKSTLFQLIPRLYESDKGSIMIDNQPIEGYKIHQLRKQIGFVPQEALLFSGTIKENIRWGKEDATMNEVIAAAKSAQIHDTIDRLPNKYETVLGQKGVNLSGGQKQRLSIARALVRRPKLLFLDDSTSALDLKTEALLLKAINDYDCTLFIITQKISTAMKADQILLLEDGKLLEKGKHEELVRTSKLYQRIYKSQFGKESLNYVQANY from the coding sequence ATGGCAAAAGTTTTCTCTTTTTTTAAGCCTTATCGTCTGGCGATAGGGATTGCTCTGTTTTTCATGTTCACTGAGCTAGCTGTAGAGCTGGTGCAGCCACTCTTGATGGCGAAAATTATTGATGAAGGAATCATGGCAAACGATTATCAAGCTGTCCTATTGTGGGGAGCAATTATGGTGGGAGCAACAATTTTTTCTTTTGCTTCTGGCATTATTAATTCGTTTTACGCCGGGCATGTAAGCCAAAGCCTCAGTTTTAATCTCCGAAAGGCGTTATTTGAAAAAATTCAAGACTTTTCTTTTTCTGTTTTCGCCCAATTTCCGTCTTCTTCTTATATTACTCGCTTAACCAATGATATCACCCAGCTGCAAAATATTATCTTCATGGGATTACGGATCATGTTAAGAGCTCCGCTGTTAATCGCAGGAAGCATGATTATGGCTCTTACTGTCAACGTAAAGCTAGGTTTATTTCTTCTGATTACGACACCGTTGTTGTTCTTTTTTTTACTTTGGCTTCTAAAAAAAGGCGCCAACATATTTGGAGCTGTTCAACGTAATCTGGATCACGTGAACGCTATTATGCAGGAAAACTTAGCAGCAATGAAGCTGATTAAGGCGCTTATTCGCGGAAAGCATGAGGTGAAACGATTTATTGCCTCTAATGATAAGTTGAAGGACAAGACGATTTATGCGCTTCGTTTAATGGAATCGTCAATGCCTGTTCTGCTCCTCCTGATGAATCTTGGGCTGCTTGGGGTCCTATGGATCAGTAGTATTGATGTTCGCAATGGACAGGTACAGGTCGGGGAAGTGGTTGCAATTGTCAATTACGCGACACGTATTACAGGGGCACTTTCCATGGTTGCTTTTATTATCATGGGGTTTTCTCGTGCAAAGGCTTCAGCTGAACGAATTTCAGAGGTCCTTGACACGGAAGAAGCCGATCGGCAAGAAGGAAACAACGAGGCAGCTATTCGAGGGAAAGTTGAATTCCGTAATGTTTCCTTTCGCTATCCGGGAACAAATACGGAAGTCCTTCATGATCTATCTTTTACAGCTTATCCCGGTGAGAAAATTGCAATTATGGGGGCGACAGGATCGGGGAAATCAACACTTTTTCAATTAATTCCACGGTTGTATGAGTCAGATAAAGGCTCAATTATGATTGATAATCAGCCGATAGAAGGCTATAAAATTCACCAGCTTCGTAAGCAAATAGGTTTCGTTCCGCAGGAAGCTCTGCTTTTTTCAGGCACGATCAAGGAGAATATCAGATGGGGAAAAGAAGATGCCACAATGAATGAAGTGATTGCTGCTGCGAAAAGCGCTCAAATACACGATACGATTGACAGGCTCCCAAATAAATATGAAACCGTGCTAGGGCAAAAAGGAGTCAATCTATCTGGCGGACAAAAACAGCGATTGTCGATTGCAAGAGCATTGGTTCGCAGGCCTAAGCTGCTTTTTCTCGATGACAGCACAAGCGCGCTTGATTTAAAAACAGAAGCGCTTCTATTAAAAGCCATTAATGATTATGATTGTACTTTATTTATTATCACGCAAAAGATAAGTACGGCGATGAAGGCAGACCAGATTTTACTTTTAGAGGACGGAAAGCTTTTAGAGAAAGGGAAACACGAAGAGCTGGTGCGCACATCAAAGCTTTATCAACGCATATATAAATCTCAGTTCGGAAAGGAGTCATTGAACTATGTCCAGGCAAATTACTGA
- a CDS encoding ABC transporter ATP-binding protein, with product MSRQITDPFRYKKLDRNKKDQSVKRASKAKDWQGTLKRIWSYLAKERTKLFLVFSMVILSSALSLLGPFLIGVTIDEYIVKNKTNGLLLILAALFVIYIIYSASLWLQNYWMINISQKTVYTVRNELFSRLHQLPISFFDKRQHGELMSRVTNDMENVSSTLNSSAIQVLSSVLTLIGTIAVMLYLSPLLTLLTMTIIPLMAIGMKWITNRTGELFKEQQKNLGELNGYIEETINGQRIVKTFSQEERVVTSFLEKSERLKTSGFWAQTISGFIPKVMNMLNNLSFTIIAGIGGIFALNGAISIGEIVIFAEYSRQFTRPLNDLANQFNTLLSAIAGAERVFDIIDEREETEDEESAGHHTINKGKVEFKDVAFSYEKGEKTVSGLTFTIQPGETIAFVGPTGAGKTTVTNLLARFYEPDSGHIYIDGHDSRQITRESLRKHMGFVLQDSFLFQGTILENIRYGWLDASKEEVIEAAKHANAHAFIEKLPNKYQTKLNQNGGGISQGQKQLISIARALLADPVLLILDEATSSIDTVTELKIQEALGYLMKGRTSVVIAHRLNTIQNADQIIVLEDGRITEKGTHNELIKQKGFYFGLYQSQFNKNIG from the coding sequence ATGTCCAGGCAAATTACTGATCCTTTTCGATATAAAAAGCTAGACAGAAACAAAAAAGATCAATCGGTAAAAAGAGCTTCGAAAGCAAAAGATTGGCAAGGTACATTAAAGCGGATATGGAGTTATCTTGCAAAAGAGAGAACAAAGCTGTTTCTTGTGTTTTCGATGGTTATCCTAAGCTCTGCTTTAAGCCTTTTAGGCCCGTTTTTAATCGGTGTTACGATAGATGAGTACATCGTAAAAAACAAAACGAACGGTTTGCTGCTGATTCTTGCTGCCCTTTTTGTCATATATATCATTTATTCCGCTTCCCTCTGGCTCCAAAATTACTGGATGATTAATATCTCTCAAAAGACGGTTTATACGGTTAGAAATGAGCTTTTTTCCCGTCTGCATCAGCTGCCGATATCTTTCTTTGACAAGCGCCAGCACGGCGAGCTGATGAGCAGAGTAACAAATGATATGGAAAACGTAAGTTCGACACTAAATAGCTCGGCCATACAGGTGCTTTCCAGTGTTTTGACACTGATCGGAACAATCGCAGTCATGCTTTATTTAAGCCCATTGCTAACACTTTTGACAATGACGATTATTCCGTTGATGGCGATTGGGATGAAGTGGATTACAAACCGAACGGGAGAACTGTTTAAAGAACAACAAAAAAATTTAGGAGAATTGAATGGGTATATCGAAGAAACGATTAATGGACAGAGGATTGTTAAAACCTTTTCGCAAGAGGAAAGAGTCGTCACCTCCTTTTTAGAAAAAAGTGAACGGTTGAAAACATCGGGCTTTTGGGCGCAAACGATTTCCGGTTTTATTCCAAAGGTTATGAATATGCTAAACAACCTCAGTTTTACGATTATTGCAGGGATCGGCGGCATTTTTGCCTTGAATGGCGCCATTTCAATTGGAGAGATCGTGATATTCGCAGAGTATTCCAGACAGTTTACGCGTCCCCTGAATGATTTAGCCAATCAGTTTAATACTTTGCTTTCTGCAATCGCAGGGGCTGAACGTGTATTTGATATCATAGATGAAAGGGAAGAAACAGAGGACGAAGAAAGCGCCGGCCATCATACAATCAATAAAGGAAAAGTTGAGTTTAAGGATGTCGCCTTTTCCTACGAAAAAGGCGAAAAAACAGTCAGCGGCTTAACGTTCACCATTCAGCCGGGTGAAACCATCGCCTTTGTCGGTCCAACCGGAGCTGGAAAAACGACGGTGACCAATTTACTTGCGAGATTTTATGAACCGGACAGCGGACACATTTATATTGATGGGCATGACAGCAGGCAGATTACGAGAGAAAGCCTTCGAAAGCATATGGGCTTTGTCCTGCAGGATTCCTTTCTTTTTCAAGGGACGATATTGGAAAACATCAGGTACGGCTGGCTCGATGCAAGTAAAGAGGAAGTGATTGAGGCTGCAAAACATGCCAATGCTCACGCTTTTATTGAAAAGCTGCCAAATAAGTATCAGACAAAACTTAATCAAAATGGCGGCGGAATCAGCCAGGGCCAAAAGCAGTTAATCTCTATCGCAAGAGCCCTTTTGGCAGATCCCGTACTGCTCATTTTAGACGAAGCCACCAGCAGCATTGATACTGTAACTGAATTAAAGATTCAAGAAGCGCTCGGGTATTTGATGAAAGGAAGGACGAGTGTAGTTATCGCACACCGGCTGAACACCATTCAAAACGCCGACCAAATCATCGTTCTTGAAGACGGCAGGATTACCGAAAAAGGGACACACAACGAATTGATCAAGCAAAAAGGCTTTTATTTCGGACTGTACCAAAGCCAGTTCAATAAGAATATTGGGTGA
- a CDS encoding NAD(P)/FAD-dependent oxidoreductase: protein MSKHIVILGAGYGGVLSALSVRDHYSKEEAKVTVVNKYPTHQIITELHRLAAGNVSEQAVAMPLTKLFKGKDIDLKIAEVKSFSVDNKEVALSDGSTLSYDALVVGLGSVTAYFGIPGLEENSLVLKSAADANKVYQHVEDRIREYSKTKNEADATILIGGGGLTGVELVGELADIMPKLAKSYGVNPKEIKLKLVEAGPKILPVLPDDLIVRATESLEKRGVEFLTGLPVTNVEGNVVDLKDGQKIKTNTFVWTGGVQGNPLVGESGLEVNRGRATVNDFLQSTSHEDVFVAGDSAVYFGADGRPFPPTAQIAWQMGELIGYNLYAYLENKTLETFSPVNSGTLASLGRKDAVAIIGANSTPLKGLPASLMKEASNVRYLSHIKGLFSLAY from the coding sequence ATGTCAAAACATATTGTAATTTTAGGCGCTGGTTACGGCGGAGTCCTATCTGCTTTATCAGTTCGCGATCATTACAGCAAAGAAGAAGCGAAAGTAACAGTAGTTAATAAGTATCCGACTCATCAAATTATTACTGAGCTGCACCGCCTTGCAGCTGGCAACGTATCTGAACAAGCAGTGGCTATGCCTTTAACGAAGCTTTTCAAAGGTAAAGACATTGACTTAAAAATTGCTGAGGTCAAATCCTTCTCTGTTGATAATAAAGAGGTTGCTCTTTCAGACGGTTCAACTTTGTCTTACGATGCCCTTGTTGTTGGTCTTGGAAGTGTAACAGCTTACTTTGGCATTCCAGGGCTTGAAGAAAACAGCCTCGTATTAAAATCTGCAGCTGATGCGAATAAAGTTTATCAGCATGTGGAAGATCGCATTCGCGAATATTCAAAAACAAAAAATGAAGCAGATGCTACAATTCTAATCGGGGGCGGCGGATTAACAGGCGTCGAATTAGTCGGCGAGCTTGCCGATATTATGCCGAAGCTTGCAAAAAGCTACGGTGTAAATCCTAAGGAAATCAAACTAAAATTAGTTGAGGCTGGTCCGAAGATCCTTCCAGTATTGCCAGATGATCTAATTGTACGTGCTACAGAAAGCTTGGAAAAACGCGGCGTCGAATTCTTAACAGGCCTTCCTGTAACAAATGTTGAAGGAAACGTTGTTGACCTAAAAGACGGACAAAAAATTAAAACAAATACGTTTGTTTGGACCGGTGGAGTTCAAGGGAATCCGCTAGTCGGCGAGTCTGGCCTAGAAGTTAACCGCGGCCGTGCCACTGTTAACGATTTTCTACAGTCCACTTCTCACGAAGATGTATTCGTTGCTGGCGACAGCGCAGTGTACTTTGGCGCTGACGGACGTCCATTCCCGCCAACTGCGCAAATTGCATGGCAAATGGGCGAGCTGATCGGCTACAACCTTTACGCATACCTAGAAAACAAAACACTTGAAACGTTCAGCCCGGTAAATTCCGGTACACTTGCAAGCCTTGGCCGCAAAGATGCGGTAGCCATTATTGGCGCAAACTCTACACCTTTAAAAGGTCTTCCTGCGTCCCTAATGAAAGAAGCAAGCAACGTACGTTATCTATCACATATTAAAGGGCTTTTCAGCTTAGCTTACTAA
- a CDS encoding DUF1641 domain-containing protein: MPETTDQTTVSVSQGQRDLLDQLLKPEVQESLTILVDQLPKLTELVNILTKSYDFAQSVASDDVLKNDTVSAITEMLDPVKETAKEVAATAIEAKDRADESKEIIGIFGLLRMMKDPQAQKLFRFAQSYMQIMSERENQK, from the coding sequence ATGCCAGAAACAACCGATCAAACAACCGTATCTGTTAGTCAAGGCCAACGTGATTTACTTGATCAGCTGCTTAAACCTGAAGTTCAAGAGTCATTGACTATATTGGTTGACCAGCTTCCAAAGCTTACAGAGTTAGTAAATATTTTGACAAAGTCTTATGATTTTGCACAATCCGTCGCTTCGGATGATGTTTTGAAGAATGATACTGTTAGTGCAATTACTGAAATGCTCGACCCTGTTAAAGAAACTGCGAAAGAAGTTGCTGCAACTGCAATTGAAGCAAAAGACCGTGCAGACGAAAGCAAAGAAATAATCGGGATTTTCGGGTTGCTGCGTATGATGAAAGATCCGCAAGCACAGAAGCTTTTCCGTTTTGCCCAAAGCTATATGCAAATTATGTCAGAGCGTGAAAACCAAAAATAA